One Setaria italica strain Yugu1 chromosome I, Setaria_italica_v2.0, whole genome shotgun sequence DNA window includes the following coding sequences:
- the LOC101777063 gene encoding Bowman-Birk type bran trypsin inhibitor-like, whose protein sequence is MGKGKRVAPTLPMLSLVALIMLLVAGLSAAAASGDTGVVIRLPSDAAASGDARAGEATARAMPGDYAERPWKCCDMQVCTLSVVLPSCWCHDRLERCSLACKECSKVRGSDPPRYVCKDMYRGEPAPMCTTHA, encoded by the coding sequence ATGGGGAAGGGGAAGCGGGTTGCTCCCACCCTGCCGATGCTTTCGCTCGTGGCTCTGATCATGCTCCTTGTCGCCGGGCTCTCCGCAGCCGCGGCGTCCGGCGACACGGGCGTCGTCATTCGCCTCcccagcgacgccgccgcctcaggCGATGCCCGGGCCGGCGAAGCGACGGCGCGCGCCATGCCGGGCGATTATGCGGAGAGGCCGTGGAAGTGCTGCGACATGCAGGTGTGCACCCTGTCGGTAGTGCTGCCGTCCTGCTGGTGCCACGACAGGCTCGAGCGGTGCTCGTTGGCCTGCAAGGAGTGCAGCAAGGTGAGGGGCTCGGACCCTCCACGCTACGTTTGCAAGGACATGTACAGAGGCGAGCCCGCGCCCATGTGCACTACCCACGCATGA
- the LOC101776647 gene encoding CASP-like protein 4D1, with protein MALSRAAWIAAGLGARLLMVAVLAMTVQLTLANHTRRSYEDDFYKLQSYSYTVAAAVIGMAGSALQVPVAVYLLCRSKRMTPSALVLDASMYADVVVTVLLASGVGAGFGATIDALRYVRHVTWWDGDATKQDLIRYYDKAFLPVVFLLVGMVLSMAATVVSARLRARTANDDV; from the exons ATGGCCCTGTCGCGGGCGGCGTggatcgccgccggcctcggcgcGCGGCTGCTCATGGTCGCCGTCCTGGCCATGACCGTGCAGCTCACGCTGGCCAACCACACCAGGCGGAGCTACGAGGACGACTTCTACAAGCTCCAGAGCTACTCGTACAcggtcgcggcggcggtgatCGGGATGGCCGGCAGCGCGCTGCAGGTACCCGTCGCCGTCTACCTCCTCTGCCGGAGCAAGCGGATGACGCCCAGCGCCCTCGTCCTCGACGCCAGCATGTACGCCGACGTG GTGGTCACCGTCCTGCTGGCCAGCGGCGTCGGCGCGGGATTCGGCGCCACCATAGACGCCCTGCGGTACGTCCGCCACGTCACGTGGTGGGACGGCGACGCGACGAAGCAGGACCTCATCCGCTACTACGACAAGGCGTTCCTCCCCGTAGTCTTCCTCCTCGTGGGGATGGTGCTGTCCATGGCCGCCACCGTCGTCTCCGCCAGGCTCCGGGCCCGGACGGCCAACGACGACGTCTGA